Proteins co-encoded in one Bacillus sp. FSL H8-0547 genomic window:
- a CDS encoding Cof-type HAD-IIB family hydrolase, producing MIKLFVSDLDGTLLDHQKEVSEKDIEALKQLKKSGVDICLASGRMDVEIGEILTKIGEKYHRISQNGAFINTDSDESLHALTFESVIAHEVFEVVRSEDFITIVADYSTNYTERRNEAVTSIESRMFAPITENEQLAEGIGRDIKASKISILGEYESLLPLQKKLRESYPDTIETYISDRQCLDIMPKHISKGNALHMLIEHLDISPSEIACIGDSFNDIPMFRLTPFSFAMENALPEVKKEAAYTAASVGDAILKVLEINDNKG from the coding sequence ATGATTAAGTTATTTGTAAGTGATCTCGACGGGACACTGCTGGATCACCAGAAAGAAGTTTCGGAAAAAGACATTGAAGCCTTAAAGCAGCTGAAAAAATCAGGTGTGGATATATGCCTTGCTTCTGGACGAATGGATGTGGAGATTGGGGAGATCTTAACGAAAATCGGTGAAAAATACCACCGGATCAGTCAGAACGGAGCCTTTATCAACACTGACAGCGATGAATCGCTGCATGCTCTTACTTTTGAAAGTGTGATTGCACACGAAGTGTTTGAAGTTGTTCGATCTGAAGATTTTATTACAATTGTCGCAGACTACAGCACCAATTATACAGAGCGGCGGAATGAAGCCGTGACAAGCATTGAATCCCGGATGTTTGCTCCCATAACAGAAAATGAACAATTGGCTGAAGGGATAGGCAGGGATATTAAAGCTTCAAAGATCTCCATACTTGGTGAGTATGAGTCCCTGCTGCCCCTGCAGAAAAAACTCCGCGAGAGCTATCCTGATACAATTGAAACGTACATATCCGACAGGCAGTGCCTGGACATTATGCCGAAACATATCAGCAAAGGAAATGCGCTTCACATGCTGATCGAGCACCTTGACATTTCGCCTTCGGAAATTGCCTGCATCGGCGATTCTTTTAACGATATTCCCATGTTCCGCTTAACCCCGTTCAGCTTTGCTATGGAAAATGCGCTGCCTGAGGTAAAGAAAGAAGCCGCCTATACTGCAGCTTCTGTCGGGGATGCGATTTTAAAAGTGCTGGAGATCAATGATAATAAGGGATAA
- the ptsP gene encoding phosphoenolpyruvate--protein phosphotransferase produces the protein MTELKGIGASAGIAIAKAYRLEEPDLTVSKREVADKAAETARFEEAIQQSKAELEQIKEHAFRELGADKAEIFEAHILVLSDPELLNPVKDKISSESINAEFAMKETSDMFVSMFESMDNEYMKERAADIRDVTKRVIGHLLGVEIPNPSMISEEVIIIAEDLTPSDTAQLNRQYVLGFTTDIGGRTSHSAIMARSMEIPAVVGTKKATSDIKNGDIVIVDGIDGDVVVNPSEEVIAGFEKKKAQYEVQKAEWAKLVNEETVTKDGQHVELAANIGTPDDVRGVLENGGEAVGLYRTEFLYMGRDQLPTEDEQFEAYKAVLERMEGKPVVVRTLDIGGDKELPYLNLPKEMNPFLGFRAIRLCLEEQEIFRTQLRALLRASTFGNLKIMFPMIAVVDEFREAKAILLEEKAKLVSEGVQVSETIEIGMMVEIPSTAVLADQFAKDVDFFSIGTNDLIQYTMAADRMNERVSYLYQPYNPAILRLVTLVIEAAHKEGKWVGMCGEMAGDPLAIPVLLGLGLDEFSMSATSILPARSLIKNLSKEEAASFKEEILSMSTTEEVVEFVKAKFNV, from the coding sequence ATGACTGAACTTAAAGGGATTGGAGCTTCAGCTGGGATCGCGATTGCAAAAGCTTACCGACTAGAAGAACCAGATCTTACAGTATCAAAGCGCGAGGTTGCAGATAAAGCAGCTGAAACTGCACGCTTTGAAGAAGCTATCCAACAATCCAAAGCAGAGCTTGAACAAATCAAAGAGCATGCATTCAGAGAACTTGGTGCAGATAAAGCCGAAATTTTTGAAGCCCATATTCTCGTGCTCAGCGATCCGGAACTGCTTAATCCTGTAAAAGATAAAATCAGCAGCGAATCAATCAACGCTGAATTTGCAATGAAAGAAACATCAGACATGTTTGTCAGCATGTTTGAATCGATGGACAATGAATACATGAAAGAGCGTGCAGCGGACATCCGTGACGTGACAAAACGCGTAATCGGCCATCTTCTTGGCGTTGAAATTCCAAACCCAAGCATGATTTCTGAAGAAGTGATTATCATTGCCGAAGATCTTACACCATCAGATACTGCACAGCTTAACCGTCAGTATGTTCTTGGCTTTACGACAGATATCGGCGGCAGAACATCACACTCGGCCATCATGGCACGTTCAATGGAAATTCCGGCAGTAGTCGGAACAAAAAAAGCCACTTCTGACATTAAAAATGGCGACATTGTTATCGTGGATGGAATTGACGGAGATGTAGTCGTCAATCCTTCTGAAGAAGTGATTGCAGGCTTTGAAAAGAAAAAAGCGCAATACGAAGTGCAAAAAGCCGAGTGGGCGAAGCTTGTTAATGAAGAAACCGTTACAAAAGACGGACAGCATGTTGAGCTTGCAGCCAATATCGGAACTCCTGACGATGTTCGCGGAGTTCTTGAAAACGGCGGAGAAGCTGTCGGTCTTTACCGTACTGAATTCCTATACATGGGCCGCGACCAGCTTCCGACAGAGGATGAGCAGTTTGAAGCATACAAAGCTGTGCTTGAGCGCATGGAAGGCAAGCCTGTTGTTGTCCGCACCCTTGACATTGGCGGAGACAAAGAGCTTCCATACTTAAACCTTCCAAAAGAAATGAATCCTTTCCTTGGTTTCCGGGCGATCCGTCTTTGCCTTGAAGAACAGGAAATTTTCCGCACTCAATTGCGTGCATTGCTTCGTGCAAGCACATTCGGCAACCTGAAAATCATGTTCCCGATGATTGCGGTAGTGGATGAGTTCAGAGAAGCTAAAGCCATTCTTCTTGAAGAAAAAGCAAAGCTTGTAAGTGAAGGCGTTCAGGTTTCAGAAACAATTGAAATCGGCATGATGGTTGAAATTCCTTCAACTGCCGTGCTTGCAGATCAGTTTGCCAAAGATGTTGACTTCTTCAGCATCGGAACAAACGACCTGATCCAGTACACGATGGCTGCCGACCGTATGAACGAACGCGTTTCATACTTGTACCAGCCTTATAACCCTGCTATTCTTCGTCTTGTGACGCTTGTCATTGAAGCTGCTCACAAAGAAGGCAAATGGGTTGGCATGTGCGGAGAAATGGCAGGAGATCCTTTAGCGATTCCGGTTCTTCTCGGTCTTGGACTTGATGAGTTCTCAATGAGTGCTACTTCAATTCTTCCGGCACGTTCTTTAATTAAGAACCTTTCAAAAGAAGAAGCTGCAAGTTTTAAAGAAGAAATCCTTTCCATGAGCACAACAGAAGAAGTAGTTGAATTTGTTAAAGCGAAATTCAACGTGTGA
- a CDS encoding EAL domain-containing protein: protein MFVNADLLLVLLVMLLSIASYHLAPIFAAIRKYSVKPSFRTNPWVMSLLLGFMFWLTHVTAVFSAGLPVSEKWFSFYLVLSFCLCSMIAVFSIRSGDTENFNTSAYFKTGFGMSAGIVMVDFIGYMVIFSDHLEIKPLLILFALLLSVAFSFSAVRLLLIALQDRAMNQSRSIRYRTAGSIIGGIALSGIPYVIMTSVLNFEFAEGGKYVYLLPFLFVFFLNFILTLIPDLYSHTMMYEQTKRIHEKEERFRSLFHQSPDAVISTDLEGTITSVNKIAGVMTQLNESELIGLRFLELIHKEDHQKVMHYFSEIVTGTLIDNDLSLKMKQKNGDDLDILITAVRQVVNNEVVGVYGVIKDITESKKAQTRINYLAYHDELTGLPNRRFFVQRLSEVISKEKTFAVLSLDFDRFKRLNDLYGYAFGDQVFIKIAERLSAVLPERSFAARLGGDEFSVILLDVSLEEANELAHDMVHHFRLPMKIRGNDCLVTASIGASHYPTHSTDEELLLKYADIAMYDVKINGSNSWSIYTPEMNNKMIEKIKIENELRKAIQYGELTVYFQPKFKENLSTIIGAEALVRWNHKELGFIPPSTFIPIAEETGLIFDLERFVIGEVGKHVQLWERKNASFGRISINISHLHLYQDDLVQTIDDVLSNYNIRASSLELEITETAMMDNELEANMKLSLLRDRGIEISMDDFGTGYSSLSYLQKLNIDRLKIDQSFIKEMEHQNGNEAIVSMIISMAHHLNLKVIAEGVETLMQKELLSNLGCLEFQGYLGGRPIPADEFFAEYLASGKAS, encoded by the coding sequence ATGTTTGTGAATGCAGATTTGCTGCTGGTTTTACTTGTCATGCTCTTATCCATAGCTAGTTATCATCTTGCTCCTATATTTGCCGCCATCCGCAAATACAGTGTAAAACCTTCCTTTAGAACGAATCCATGGGTAATGAGCCTGCTACTAGGGTTCATGTTCTGGCTGACGCACGTAACGGCTGTTTTCTCTGCCGGCCTTCCTGTTTCAGAAAAATGGTTCTCTTTTTATTTGGTGCTCAGCTTTTGTTTATGCAGCATGATCGCTGTCTTTTCAATCAGATCGGGAGACACAGAAAATTTCAATACCTCAGCGTATTTTAAAACGGGATTTGGTATGTCTGCCGGCATTGTTATGGTTGATTTTATCGGCTACATGGTCATTTTCAGCGATCATTTGGAAATTAAGCCGCTGCTGATTCTTTTTGCTTTGCTCCTGTCAGTTGCCTTCAGTTTTTCGGCTGTAAGACTTTTGCTGATCGCTCTTCAGGACAGGGCAATGAACCAGAGCAGGTCCATCAGGTATCGTACAGCAGGCAGCATCATCGGAGGAATTGCACTTTCGGGAATTCCGTATGTCATCATGACATCTGTCCTGAATTTTGAATTTGCAGAAGGCGGAAAATATGTGTATTTGCTTCCGTTCCTATTCGTTTTCTTTTTAAATTTTATCCTTACTTTGATCCCGGATTTATACAGCCATACAATGATGTATGAACAGACTAAGAGAATTCATGAAAAAGAAGAGAGATTCAGGTCCCTGTTTCATCAAAGCCCTGATGCTGTTATTTCGACAGATTTAGAGGGAACCATTACATCTGTCAACAAAATCGCAGGAGTGATGACTCAGCTGAATGAATCAGAGCTGATTGGCCTGCGTTTTTTAGAGCTGATTCACAAAGAGGATCATCAAAAAGTGATGCACTATTTTTCTGAAATTGTAACGGGCACTCTCATCGATAATGATCTCTCTTTAAAGATGAAGCAAAAGAACGGTGATGACCTCGATATTCTCATCACAGCCGTAAGGCAGGTAGTAAACAATGAAGTTGTAGGTGTATACGGAGTCATAAAGGATATTACGGAAAGCAAAAAAGCTCAAACCCGGATTAACTACCTCGCATATCACGATGAGCTGACCGGATTGCCCAACAGAAGATTCTTTGTGCAAAGATTGTCTGAAGTCATCTCAAAAGAAAAAACATTTGCTGTATTGAGTCTTGATTTTGACAGGTTTAAAAGGCTCAATGATCTTTATGGATACGCTTTTGGAGATCAGGTTTTCATTAAAATTGCAGAGCGTCTTTCTGCTGTGCTTCCTGAAAGGTCGTTTGCAGCAAGGCTTGGAGGAGATGAGTTCAGTGTCATTCTGCTGGATGTCTCACTTGAGGAAGCAAATGAACTTGCACATGACATGGTTCATCACTTCAGGCTGCCGATGAAGATCAGAGGAAATGACTGTCTTGTAACAGCGAGCATCGGCGCTTCCCACTATCCGACTCACAGCACGGATGAGGAATTGCTGCTGAAGTATGCGGATATTGCCATGTATGATGTAAAGATAAACGGCTCAAACAGCTGGAGCATCTATACACCGGAAATGAACAATAAAATGATCGAAAAAATCAAAATCGAAAATGAACTTAGAAAAGCTATTCAGTACGGGGAGCTTACGGTTTACTTCCAGCCCAAATTTAAAGAGAATCTGTCAACAATCATCGGGGCTGAAGCGCTGGTCAGGTGGAATCATAAGGAACTTGGATTTATTCCTCCTTCAACGTTTATTCCAATTGCTGAAGAAACTGGCCTGATCTTTGATCTTGAAAGGTTTGTCATTGGAGAAGTTGGAAAACACGTACAGCTGTGGGAAAGAAAAAACGCATCCTTTGGAAGAATTTCAATTAATATTTCACACCTGCATCTTTATCAGGATGATTTAGTGCAGACAATCGACGATGTTCTCTCTAATTACAATATAAGGGCCTCAAGTCTTGAGCTTGAGATAACTGAAACAGCCATGATGGACAATGAGCTTGAGGCAAACATGAAACTTTCCCTGCTTAGAGACAGAGGAATCGAAATCAGCATGGATGACTTTGGGACAGGCTACAGTTCCTTAAGCTATCTTCAAAAACTGAATATCGACAGGCTGAAAATCGATCAGTCTTTTATTAAGGAAATGGAGCATCAAAATGGAAACGAAGCTATCGTCTCAATGATCATCTCAATGGCACACCATCTTAACTTAAAGGTTATTGCTGAAGGTGTGGAGACTTTGATGCAAAAAGAACTGCTCTCAAACCTCGGCTGTCTTGAATTTCAGGGATACCTTGGCGGCAGGCCTATCCCGGCTGATGAATTTTTTGCCGAGTACCTTGCCAGCGGGAAAGCAAGCTAA
- a CDS encoding phosphocarrier protein HPr — protein MAEKTFKVTAESGIHARPATVLVQTASKFDADVNLAYNGKTVNLKSIMGVMSLGIAKDSEITISAAGSDENDAIAALEETMKKEGLGE, from the coding sequence ATGGCAGAGAAAACATTCAAAGTAACAGCAGAATCAGGTATCCACGCACGTCCGGCAACTGTGCTTGTTCAAACGGCAAGCAAGTTTGATGCTGATGTGAACTTAGCATATAACGGAAAAACAGTTAACCTAAAATCAATCATGGGCGTTATGTCTCTTGGTATCGCCAAGGATTCAGAAATCACAATTTCTGCAGCTGGTTCAGATGAAAACGATGCAATCGCAGCTCTTGAAGAAACAATGAAAAAAGAAGGTTTAGGCGAATAA
- the ptsG gene encoding glucose-specific PTS transporter subunit IIBC: MFKNLFGVLQKIGKALMLPVAILPAAGILLAFGNAMQNPELTSKVPFLTNDIIQLIAKVMESSGDIVFANLPLLFAVGVAIGLANGDGVAGLAAIIGYLIMNATMSAVLIQTGKIPSDAVELAQFFQQLHPEYARVLGMPTLQTGVFGGIIVGVLGAYMYNKFFNIELPQYLGFFAGKRFVPIMTAVSAVVLGLVMLFIWPPVQGGLNAFSTGLLESNKTLAAFVFGLIERSLIPFGLHHIFYSPFWYEFGNYTTQAGEIVRGDQRIFMAQIKDGAELTAGTFMTGKFPFMMFGLPAAALAIYHEAKAENKKFVAGIMGSAALTSFLTGITEPLEFSFLFVAPILFAIHAVFAGLSFMTMHILNVKIGMTFSGGVIDYFLFGILPNRTDWWLVIPVGLVFSLIYYFGFRFAIRKFNLKTPGREDKQDDEDASGTTEAAGDLPYNILESLGGSSNIKHLDACITRLRVTVNDVKEVDKNRLKRLGAAGVLEVGNNIQAIYGPKSDSLKSQIQDVMAGKTPRPAKPASPEKEVEEQVEDVIPGPLKNDVEEFSFVSPITGEIHPITEVPDQVFSGKMMGDGIAITPSNGTIVSPVDGKILNVFPTKHAIGLESESGNEILIHVGIDTVNLKGEGFEAFVKEGDTVKKGQKLLEVNLDFVKQNAPSIMTPIVFTNLNEGESIVIKSSGSVEAGQEHIISIEK; the protein is encoded by the coding sequence ATGTTTAAAAATTTATTTGGAGTTCTCCAAAAAATTGGTAAAGCACTTATGCTGCCGGTTGCCATCCTTCCTGCTGCAGGGATCCTGCTGGCATTTGGTAATGCGATGCAAAACCCGGAATTAACATCAAAAGTGCCATTTTTGACAAATGATATCATCCAGCTGATTGCTAAAGTAATGGAGTCTTCAGGGGACATTGTCTTTGCAAACCTTCCGCTGCTCTTTGCAGTAGGTGTTGCTATTGGACTGGCTAACGGTGATGGTGTTGCTGGTCTTGCAGCCATTATCGGATACTTAATTATGAACGCTACAATGAGTGCAGTTCTGATTCAAACAGGAAAAATTCCAAGTGACGCTGTAGAGCTTGCGCAATTCTTCCAGCAGCTGCATCCTGAATATGCAAGGGTGCTTGGAATGCCGACCTTACAGACCGGGGTTTTCGGCGGTATTATCGTCGGTGTCCTCGGTGCATACATGTACAACAAATTCTTTAACATTGAACTGCCTCAATACTTAGGTTTCTTTGCAGGTAAACGTTTTGTACCGATTATGACCGCTGTGTCAGCTGTTGTTCTTGGTTTGGTTATGCTGTTTATTTGGCCGCCGGTTCAAGGAGGACTTAATGCCTTTTCAACAGGCCTTCTGGAATCCAACAAAACACTGGCAGCATTCGTCTTCGGTTTAATCGAGCGTTCTCTTATTCCTTTTGGTCTTCATCATATTTTCTATTCTCCGTTCTGGTATGAGTTTGGAAATTACACAACGCAGGCCGGAGAAATCGTGCGCGGAGATCAGCGTATCTTCATGGCACAGATCAAAGATGGCGCTGAACTGACAGCTGGAACATTTATGACAGGTAAATTCCCGTTCATGATGTTCGGTCTTCCTGCTGCAGCACTTGCGATCTATCATGAAGCAAAAGCTGAAAACAAAAAATTTGTTGCAGGCATCATGGGTTCAGCCGCATTAACGTCATTCCTGACGGGTATCACTGAACCGCTTGAGTTTTCATTTCTTTTCGTAGCTCCAATTTTGTTTGCGATTCACGCAGTCTTTGCAGGTCTGTCCTTTATGACGATGCATATTCTGAACGTAAAAATCGGAATGACATTCTCGGGCGGGGTTATTGACTACTTCCTGTTCGGAATTCTTCCAAACCGTACTGACTGGTGGCTTGTCATTCCAGTGGGTCTTGTATTCTCGCTGATCTATTACTTCGGATTCCGTTTTGCGATCCGCAAATTCAATCTGAAGACACCTGGCCGCGAGGACAAACAGGATGATGAAGATGCAAGCGGAACAACGGAAGCTGCAGGCGACCTTCCATACAACATCCTTGAATCACTTGGCGGAAGCTCAAACATCAAGCATCTTGATGCGTGTATTACACGCCTTCGCGTGACTGTAAATGACGTTAAAGAAGTAGACAAAAACCGTCTTAAGCGTCTTGGAGCTGCAGGAGTACTTGAAGTTGGAAACAACATCCAGGCTATCTACGGCCCTAAATCAGACAGCCTGAAATCACAGATCCAGGATGTAATGGCAGGCAAAACGCCTCGTCCGGCAAAACCTGCATCACCTGAAAAAGAAGTAGAAGAACAGGTAGAGGACGTTATACCAGGCCCGCTTAAAAATGATGTAGAGGAATTCTCATTTGTTTCACCTATTACAGGTGAGATTCACCCGATTACAGAAGTTCCTGATCAAGTATTCTCAGGCAAAATGATGGGTGACGGAATTGCGATTACTCCTTCAAACGGAACAATTGTTTCTCCGGTTGACGGAAAAATCCTGAATGTTTTCCCTACAAAACATGCAATCGGCCTTGAGTCTGAGAGCGGGAATGAAATTCTGATTCATGTCGGCATTGACACTGTAAACCTGAAGGGTGAAGGCTTTGAAGCTTTCGTAAAAGAAGGGGATACAGTTAAAAAAGGCCAAAAACTTCTTGAAGTGAACCTTGATTTCGTGAAACAAAACGCACCGTCTATCATGACGCCGATCGTCTTCACGAACTTAAACGAAGGCGAATCGATTGTGATTAAGTCTTCAGGCAGCGTTGAAGCTGGCCAGGAGCACATCATTTCAATCGAAAAATAA
- a CDS encoding YvrJ family protein, with the protein MEEWIQVVSEVGFPIVVTLYLLHRIESKLDTLNSTIQMLPNQLNSK; encoded by the coding sequence ATGGAAGAATGGATTCAAGTAGTGAGTGAAGTCGGATTTCCAATCGTGGTGACGCTCTATTTGCTGCATAGAATTGAAAGTAAACTGGACACTCTGAACAGTACGATCCAGATGCTTCCAAATCAGCTGAACAGCAAGTAA
- a CDS encoding FAD-dependent oxidoreductase, producing the protein MKHLVLLGGGHVHASFLQRAKSEKWNCRITCVSPSEYQFYSGMFSGFSEGLYDEADLTFSVEALCKRAGAQFLKAEAVRIDPLKKEVLLQTGEKLAFDMLSLNLGSESHSPFPGHPAVHSIKPSYTFPEKMRRFREANLPVIVGAGIAGLELALSVSAYRRKNGFPSNVAILSNSGILPSADENISKELKRLLEANSIRLFLHQSAVSAKLQSIQTEASTIPFDAALILTGPAPHPMLKESGIACDENGFMLVSKTFQSVQFPYIFGAGDCVSFEEYHGLAKNGVYAIRQAPVLFDTVKRFLLGQKLKPFKPQKRYISILSAGDKKGFLLYGNFFCYGRLPWKIKHWIDRRYMKKMKR; encoded by the coding sequence ATGAAGCATTTGGTGCTGCTTGGAGGAGGGCATGTTCACGCTTCCTTCCTTCAGAGAGCAAAATCAGAAAAATGGAATTGCCGCATTACATGTGTTTCTCCTTCAGAGTATCAATTTTACTCCGGCATGTTCTCCGGATTTTCAGAAGGGCTTTATGATGAAGCGGATCTCACTTTCAGTGTAGAGGCACTCTGCAAAAGAGCAGGAGCGCAGTTTTTAAAAGCAGAAGCAGTTAGAATTGATCCATTGAAAAAGGAGGTTCTTCTTCAAACAGGGGAAAAGCTGGCTTTTGACATGCTCAGCCTGAACCTCGGGTCAGAAAGTCATTCCCCTTTTCCCGGTCATCCAGCAGTTCATTCCATAAAGCCTTCTTATACCTTTCCTGAAAAGATGAGGAGATTCAGAGAAGCAAACCTGCCCGTTATTGTCGGAGCAGGAATCGCAGGTTTAGAGCTTGCTTTATCCGTATCAGCATACAGAAGGAAAAACGGGTTCCCTTCAAATGTTGCGATTCTTTCAAACAGCGGCATATTGCCTTCTGCAGATGAAAATATCTCAAAAGAATTGAAACGTCTGCTTGAAGCAAACAGCATCCGGCTCTTTCTCCATCAGTCAGCTGTATCCGCCAAACTGCAATCCATACAGACAGAAGCCAGTACAATTCCTTTCGACGCAGCGCTTATCCTTACAGGACCGGCTCCGCATCCCATGCTGAAGGAAAGCGGTATTGCATGCGATGAGAACGGATTTATGCTAGTCTCAAAAACTTTTCAATCCGTTCAGTTTCCCTATATTTTTGGTGCAGGAGACTGTGTGTCGTTTGAGGAATACCATGGTCTTGCAAAGAACGGCGTGTATGCCATCCGGCAGGCTCCAGTCTTGTTTGATACTGTCAAAAGATTTCTGCTGGGGCAGAAGCTAAAGCCGTTCAAACCTCAAAAACGCTATATAAGTATCCTTTCCGCAGGAGATAAAAAGGGATTTCTCCTTTATGGAAATTTCTTTTGTTATGGACGTCTACCCTGGAAAATAAAGCACTGGATTGACAGAAGATATATGAAAAAGATGAAACGCTGA
- a CDS encoding cation diffusion facilitator family transporter → MDVYDDLKKGERGAWLSIASYLILAAAKLSIGYLYSSQALLADGLNNGTDVIASAAVLIGLKISQKPPDKDHPYGHFKAEAIAALVASFIIMSVGLQVLFEGFKSIIEPKTESPSLITAWTAIISAALMYGVYRYNRALAVKINSKALIAAAHDNRSDALVSLGAFAGIAASQFGIAWLDTLTAITIGFIICKTAWDIFKETAHSLTDGFDDQKLLSFKSTVESTPGVDRIKDIKARYLGSSVLVDVVIEVHAGLNVTESHEITDLVESRLEKEHRISHVHVHIEPS, encoded by the coding sequence GTGGATGTTTATGATGACCTGAAAAAGGGGGAGCGCGGTGCCTGGCTGAGCATCGCATCCTATTTAATTCTGGCCGCAGCAAAACTCTCGATCGGTTATCTTTATTCCTCTCAGGCTCTGCTTGCAGACGGCCTGAACAACGGCACAGACGTTATTGCTTCTGCTGCCGTTCTGATTGGTTTGAAAATTTCCCAGAAGCCGCCCGATAAGGACCACCCGTATGGACATTTTAAAGCAGAGGCCATTGCTGCGCTTGTTGCATCTTTTATTATCATGTCAGTGGGGCTTCAGGTATTATTTGAAGGCTTTAAGTCCATTATTGAGCCGAAAACAGAATCCCCAAGCTTAATTACCGCATGGACGGCCATTATCAGTGCGGCCCTTATGTATGGTGTTTACAGGTATAACCGTGCTCTGGCTGTAAAAATCAATTCCAAAGCGCTGATTGCCGCCGCACATGACAACAGGTCAGATGCGCTCGTGAGTCTCGGGGCATTTGCCGGAATTGCCGCCTCTCAGTTCGGGATTGCGTGGCTTGATACTCTCACAGCCATTACAATTGGGTTTATTATCTGTAAAACAGCATGGGATATCTTTAAAGAAACCGCCCATTCTCTGACAGACGGTTTTGATGATCAAAAGCTCCTCAGCTTTAAATCCACCGTTGAATCGACACCGGGTGTCGACCGAATAAAGGATATTAAGGCAAGGTATCTCGGAAGCAGTGTTCTCGTTGATGTCGTTATTGAGGTCCATGCCGGATTGAATGTGACTGAAAGCCATGAAATAACAGATCTTGTTGAAAGCAGGTTGGAAAAGGAACACCGGATATCTCATGTCCATGTTCATATAGAACCATCGTAA
- a CDS encoding DUF1659 domain-containing protein, with amino-acid sequence MAETVILDSQLRLVFDMGVNEKGEPAVKYKNYNNIKTSATPEQLLQAAAAIAELQTETLLHVERNDSHQVMA; translated from the coding sequence ATGGCAGAAACAGTCATTCTTGATTCACAGCTCCGCCTTGTGTTTGATATGGGTGTAAATGAAAAGGGCGAGCCGGCAGTCAAGTACAAAAATTACAACAACATTAAGACTTCAGCAACGCCTGAACAGCTGCTTCAGGCAGCAGCAGCCATTGCAGAACTGCAGACGGAAACGCTTTTGCATGTTGAACGCAATGATTCTCATCAAGTAATGGCGTAA
- a CDS encoding DUF2922 domain-containing protein, with protein sequence MAKTLELHFLNEEGKIVKIMIDSPKEPVVPGDVALAMDEILASNAFFSAGGNFISKKGGRIVERNVADLTF encoded by the coding sequence ATGGCAAAAACACTTGAACTTCATTTTTTAAATGAAGAAGGAAAGATCGTGAAAATCATGATTGATTCTCCGAAAGAACCTGTTGTGCCCGGTGACGTGGCATTAGCAATGGATGAAATTCTAGCATCCAACGCATTTTTTTCAGCGGGGGGAAACTTCATCAGCAAAAAGGGAGGCCGCATCGTTGAGCGCAATGTAGCTGACCTGACGTTTTAA
- a CDS encoding transcription antiterminator, translating into MEESFTIKKVLNNNVLIAEHDSFEEVVLIGKGIGFGRKRGDRLEETSYEKMFVLKNQKEQEQFKMLLPFVNEDMIEVVSDVIHYIAEQVKLPLNEHIHIALIDHITFAIKRLQKGMDIKNPFLTETKTLYPNEYMIAEEVVHMINDRLKVDLPVGEIGFIALHIHSAITNKPISDVNQFSQLIGQLIGVIEDSMKLKVNQDSVNYMRLVRHLRYTIERVLSGESVEEPEKFALLLKKEYPLCYNTSWKMIKVMQQFLKKPVYEAEAVYLTLHLYRLTNKT; encoded by the coding sequence GTGGAGGAGTCCTTTACAATAAAAAAGGTACTGAATAATAATGTGCTGATTGCCGAGCACGATTCGTTTGAGGAAGTCGTGCTGATCGGCAAAGGGATTGGATTTGGCCGTAAACGCGGGGACAGGCTTGAAGAAACATCCTATGAAAAAATGTTTGTGCTTAAAAATCAGAAGGAACAAGAGCAATTTAAAATGCTACTGCCTTTTGTAAATGAAGATATGATTGAGGTAGTGAGCGATGTGATTCACTATATCGCAGAACAGGTAAAGCTCCCCCTCAATGAACATATTCATATCGCGCTTATTGACCATATAACTTTTGCCATTAAGCGCCTGCAAAAAGGGATGGATATTAAAAATCCGTTTTTGACCGAAACCAAAACCCTTTATCCAAATGAGTACATGATAGCAGAGGAAGTTGTTCATATGATCAATGACCGGCTTAAAGTGGACTTGCCGGTAGGGGAAATTGGGTTTATTGCCCTGCACATTCACAGTGCCATCACGAATAAACCAATCTCAGATGTGAATCAATTTTCACAGCTGATCGGCCAGCTGATCGGCGTCATCGAGGATTCCATGAAGCTGAAAGTGAATCAGGACAGCGTAAATTATATGAGGCTTGTCAGGCATTTGCGGTATACGATTGAAAGGGTTTTATCAGGTGAGAGTGTGGAAGAGCCAGAAAAATTTGCTTTACTGTTGAAAAAAGAATATCCGCTGTGCTACAATACATCTTGGAAAATGATCAAAGTAATGCAGCAATTCTTGAAAAAACCGGTATATGAAGCTGAGGCTGTGTATCTTACCCTCCATTTATACCGTTTAACAAACAAAACTTAA